DNA from Halomonas sp. GFAJ-1:
ATAAGTGTTTGCCTAACTAAAAATCTCGCTGTTTAGGAAGAGGATTAGCCGGGCAGGGGCTTGCTGCTCTAGAATAGTGGGTCATGTCTTGTCAGGAATTACGCCATGCCCTCATTTGATATTGTGTCCGAATTTGATCAGCACGAAGCATCTAACGCCGTTGACCAAGCAAATCGCGAAGTCCAAACCCGTTTTGATTTTAAAGGGGTCGATGCAAGCTTTACTCTGGAAGGCGAGAAAGTTCAGCTGGAAGCGGAAGTCGATTTTCAGCTCAAACAGATGATTGAAGTGCTGCGCAACCGTTTGATTGCCCGTGGTATTGACGCCCGTTGCATGGATATTCAAGACGCGCTGCTTTCGGGCGTTAAAGCACGCCAGGAAGTGGTGCTTAAGCAAGGGCTTGACCCGGCAGAAGCCAAAGATGTGGTGAAGCGCATCAAAGCTAGCAAATTAAAAGTACAGGCTCAGATCCAGGGCGAAAAAGTACGTGTGACGGGTAAAAAGCGCGACGACTTGCAAAACGTGATGGCGCTGCTGCGTGGCGAAGAAGGTCCTGAGTTGCCGCTGCAGTTTGATAACTTCCGCGATTAATCTGCACGCTACTCATTTGATGCGATAGCGCCCGATGCGGCGCTATCCTCCCACTTAAAAGCTTACAGGAGTCACGCACTATGTCTGATCCGCAGCCGGTTTACTTAAGCGACTATCAGCCGCCCGCCTACCACGTTACCCATACCGAGCTGACGTTTGATCTTGACCCCGCCGCGACTCGCGTTAAAGCGCGATTAATGATTGAGCGCCACGCTGAGGCAAGTGCTGATGCTCCTCTGGTGCTAAATGGCGAACACTTAACACTAGTTAAGCTCGCTATTGATGGCAAACCTCTCACCGATACAGATTACCAGCGTGATACCGACACGCTACGTATTGAGCGCGTACCCGCAACGTTTAGCTTGGAAAGCGAAGTGGAAATTGCGCCTAGCAGTAACACCGCGTTAGAAGGGCTCTACCAGTCCAACGGTATGTACTGCACCCAATGCGAAGCAGAGGGCTTTCGGCGGATTACTTTCTATCCTGACCGTCCCGATGTGATGGCGACCTTTAAGGTCACCGTGATTGGCGACGCTACGAGCGAGCCAGTGCTTTTAGCCAACGGCAATCCCGTTGATCAAGGTACAGTGGATGGCGGCCGTCACTTTGTGACCTGGGAAGACCCGCACCCTAAGCCGTGCTATTTATTTGCGTTGGTAGCCGGTGACCTGCGTAAAGTTGAAGATCACTTTACGACCATGAGTGGGCGTGACGTGACGCTTCAGCTTTGGGTAGAGCAGGATAATCTCGATAAAACAGAGCATGCTATGGCATCGCTTAAGCGTGCCATGACCTGGGATGAGCAGACCTATGGCCGTGAATACGACCTAGATCTATTTATGATTGTGGCAGTAAACGACTTCAACATGGGGGCCATGGAGAACAAAGGGCTTAATATCTTCAACTCCGCAGCGGTACTTACGCACCCTAACACTGCAACAGATTCAGCTTATCAAAATGTTGAGGGTATTGTTGCCCATGAATATTTTCATAACTGGTCGGGTAATCGGGTTACGTGCCGTGACTGGTTCCAGCTGTCATTGAAAGAAGGTTTTACGGTTTTTCGCGACCAATGCTTTTCAGCGGATACCAATTCAGCACCCGTTAAACGCATTCAAGACGTATCATTTTTCCGTACAGCGCAGTTTGCTGAAGACGCCGGGCCAACGGCACACCCGATCCGCCCCGACCACTTCATTGAAATCACCAACTTCTACACCCTGACGATTTATGAAAAGGGTGCAGAAGTGGTGCGTATGCTGCGTAATCTATTGGGCTGGGAAGCGTTCCGTCGCGGCTCTGATCTCTATTTTGAGCGCTTCGATGGCCAAGCGGTCACTATTGAAGATTTCGTTGGCTGCATGGCGGAAGTCTCAGGCGCTGATTTAGGCCAATTTATGCGTTGGTACGCCCAGGCAGGCACGCCGGAAATTGATGCCCATGGCGAGTATGACTATGCCCATGGCGAGTATCACCTCACGCTACGCCAGCGCACGCCCTCAACCCCGGGCCAGTTTGATAAGCTGCCGCTGCATATTCCTGTGCGGATGGGCTTGGTGGGTACCAAGTCAGGGCAAGACCTAATGCTGACCCTGGAAGGCGAGAAGCTAGGTAAAGACGCAGTTATTCACCTGCGTGAAGATGAGCAAACATTTGTATTTACCGATGTGGCAGAAGCGCCGGTTCCTTCATTGTTGCGCGATTTTTCGGCACCCGTAAAACTGCACTTTCCATACTCCCGTGAAGACCTAGCCTTCCTGCTTACCCACGATAGCGATGGCTTTAACCGTTGGGATGCAGGGCAGCGTTTGGCCATGCTGGCGCTGGATGATCTAATTGCCGCTCATCGTAACGGCGTCGAAAAAGTCATGGATGGACGTGTCGTTGAGGCGTTTAGAACGCTGTTAACGGGGCAAATGAGCGACAAAGCCGTGCTGGCTGAAATGCTGACACTTCCCTCAGAGGCATACATTGCTGAGCAGCAGCCTATTATTGATGTTGATGCGATTCACGCTGCCCGCGAGTTCGTGCGCCAATCGCTAGCGATGGCGCTACGCGATGAATTTCTCACTATCTACAATGACAACGTAAGTGAAGAACGCTACGCCCCGTCGCCAGAGCAAATTGCTCAGCGGGGCCTTAAAAATGTAGCGCTGACGTATTTAATGTCGATTGAGGATGATCAGGGGCTGGCACTGTGTGAAGCGCAATTTGCTGCGGATCATAATATGACCGATGTGCGTCATGCGTTAACGCTGCTGGTGCATAGCGACCGCGATGACCTTGCCTCCCCAGCGCTTAAAGCATTTGGGCAGAAGTGGGCGCATGATCCGCTTGTTATGGATCAATGGTTCACGATTCAGGTATCGCGGCCGCAGCCAGATGTTCTGGAACGAGTCGAGTATTTAATGCAGCACCCGGCGTTTTCAATTAAAAACCCTAATAAGGTGCGTGCGTTGATAGGGGCCTTTGCTCAGAATAGAGTCAATTTCCATCGCCTAGACGGCAAAGGCTACGCTTTGCTAGCGGATGTGGTGATTGAGCTTAACCGGATAAATCCTGAAATAGCCGCGCGACTGATTACGCCGTTAACTCGCTGGCAGCGTTTTGATGACGTGCGCCAGCAGTTGATGCGTGAGCAGCTTGAGCGCATTAAGCGCGAGCCGCTATCATCAAATGTGTTTGAGGTGGTCGAGAAAGCGCTGGCCTGATAGGTGCTGGCGAATTAACCATGGAAAGGGAAAACCTAGGTGGACGATTCACAGCAACGTTATTTACTCATTA
Protein-coding regions in this window:
- a CDS encoding YajQ family cyclic di-GMP-binding protein, giving the protein MPSFDIVSEFDQHEASNAVDQANREVQTRFDFKGVDASFTLEGEKVQLEAEVDFQLKQMIEVLRNRLIARGIDARCMDIQDALLSGVKARQEVVLKQGLDPAEAKDVVKRIKASKLKVQAQIQGEKVRVTGKKRDDLQNVMALLRGEEGPELPLQFDNFRD
- a CDS encoding aminopeptidase N, whose product is MSDPQPVYLSDYQPPAYHVTHTELTFDLDPAATRVKARLMIERHAEASADAPLVLNGEHLTLVKLAIDGKPLTDTDYQRDTDTLRIERVPATFSLESEVEIAPSSNTALEGLYQSNGMYCTQCEAEGFRRITFYPDRPDVMATFKVTVIGDATSEPVLLANGNPVDQGTVDGGRHFVTWEDPHPKPCYLFALVAGDLRKVEDHFTTMSGRDVTLQLWVEQDNLDKTEHAMASLKRAMTWDEQTYGREYDLDLFMIVAVNDFNMGAMENKGLNIFNSAAVLTHPNTATDSAYQNVEGIVAHEYFHNWSGNRVTCRDWFQLSLKEGFTVFRDQCFSADTNSAPVKRIQDVSFFRTAQFAEDAGPTAHPIRPDHFIEITNFYTLTIYEKGAEVVRMLRNLLGWEAFRRGSDLYFERFDGQAVTIEDFVGCMAEVSGADLGQFMRWYAQAGTPEIDAHGEYDYAHGEYHLTLRQRTPSTPGQFDKLPLHIPVRMGLVGTKSGQDLMLTLEGEKLGKDAVIHLREDEQTFVFTDVAEAPVPSLLRDFSAPVKLHFPYSREDLAFLLTHDSDGFNRWDAGQRLAMLALDDLIAAHRNGVEKVMDGRVVEAFRTLLTGQMSDKAVLAEMLTLPSEAYIAEQQPIIDVDAIHAAREFVRQSLAMALRDEFLTIYNDNVSEERYAPSPEQIAQRGLKNVALTYLMSIEDDQGLALCEAQFAADHNMTDVRHALTLLVHSDRDDLASPALKAFGQKWAHDPLVMDQWFTIQVSRPQPDVLERVEYLMQHPAFSIKNPNKVRALIGAFAQNRVNFHRLDGKGYALLADVVIELNRINPEIAARLITPLTRWQRFDDVRQQLMREQLERIKREPLSSNVFEVVEKALA